In Macadamia integrifolia cultivar HAES 741 chromosome 1, SCU_Mint_v3, whole genome shotgun sequence, a single window of DNA contains:
- the LOC122063685 gene encoding L-type lectin-domain containing receptor kinase IX.1-like, whose amino-acid sequence MVCISSGNWHLQFPKVNFILFEVSINFLLLVLSATSLSFNFPSFNDSVWDTTIKHQTDAIFSGTIVDLTDNRERSTGRVLYNAPVPLWDKKTGSLANFTTHFSFTIKNSPYANCSADGLVFFLAPYGSVIEGIMDKKRGADGYGGGGLGLFYAAHIEIETPIIAVEFDTFGNRWDPDSNHIGINIHSIVSVNTSSCNSSLWDLMRTNGIPWEATVSYDSSSHNLSVILSCSNKFVSTEICSLNYIVNLRDHLPDKVTIGFSSTTGVGFEQHQLNSWDFSSSLVIDKSHTKIGMVVGLAVGGAAMIIILGLFGFFRRRKNQENKADDELVLLDVPTGPREFSYAELAAATSNFDDKQKLGEGGFGGVYRGFMSDLNIDVAVKRISKGSRQGMKEYASEVKIISRLRHRNLVHLVGWCHQRKELLLVYEFMPNGSLDSHLFRNRGSLTWELRYRIALDLASALQYLHEGWNQCVIHRDIKSSNVILDSNFNAKLGDFGLARLVVNERGSQTRTQTTDIAGTMGYMAPEYVITGKASKESDVYSYGIVLLEIACGRKAIEKMVDSSEISLVEWVWELYGRGKHLEAAEPSQGMDPEKQKIECMIVVGLWCAQQDYNPRPSIGQAINVLKLDAPLPILPFRGVPVPSPFSIT is encoded by the coding sequence ATGGTTTGTATCTCATCAGGGAATTGGCATCTCCAATTTCCAAAGGTTAACTTCATTCTGTTTGAGGTCTCAATAAATTTCTTGCTTTTAGTCCTTTCTGCAACATCATTGAGCTTCAACTTTCCCAGTTTCAATGATTCAGTATGGGATACTACCATTAAGCACCAGACAGATGCAATATTCTCCGGTACAATCGTCGACCTCACAGACAACCGTGAACGTAGTACGGGTAGAGTGTTGTATAATGCTCCAGTTCCGCTCTGGGACAAGAAGACGGGAAGCTTAGCAAACTTCACCACTCATttctccttcaccatcaaaaACTCTCCATACGCCAACTGCAGTGCAGACGGGCTTGTTTTCTTCCTTGCTCCCTATGGTTCTGTAATCGAGGGTATAATGGACAAAAAACGTGGAGCTGATGGATATGGAGGTGGTGGTCTTGGTCTTTTCTATGCCGCTCATATAGAAATCGAAACCCCAATCATTGCAGTCGAGTTTGATACTTTTGGGAATCGATGGGATCCAGATTCCAATCATATAGGTATTAACATCCATTCCATCGTATCTGTAAACACTAGCTCATGTAATAGTAGTCTTTGGGATTTGATGAGAACTAATGGTATCCCTTGGGAGGCTACGGTTTCTTATGATTCAAGTTCCCATAACTTGAGTGTTATATTGAGTTGTTCTAATAAATTTGTTTCAACTGAGATCTGTAGCCTTAACTATATTGTTAATCTGAGGGATCATCTTCCAGACAAGGTGACTATTGGGTTTTCATCAACCACTGGAGTAGGCTTCGAGCAACATCAGCTCAACTCCTGGGACTTCAGTTCGAGTTTGGTAATTGATAAATCGCATACTAAGATTGGAATGGTGGTTGGATTGGCTGTGGGTGGAGCTGCCATGATTATTATCTtgggtttgtttggttttttcaggaggagaaagaatcaagaaaataaagcaGATGATGAGTTGGTCCTCTTAGATGTGCCCACTGGACCTAGGGAGTTCTCTTATGCCGAATTGGCTGCAGCAACTAGTAATTTCGATGACAAACAAAAGCTGGGAGAGGGAGGATTTGGAGGCGTTTATAGAGGCTTCATGAGTGATCTCAACATTGATGTTGCTGTGAAAAGGATCTCTAAAGGATCTAGACAAGGGATGAAGGAGTATGCATCAGAGGTGAAGATCATTAGTCGATTGAGGCATAGGAACCTCGTACACCTTGTTGGTTGGTGCCATCAACGGAAAGAACTACTTCTTGTGTATGAGTTCATGCCCAATGGAAGCCTTGATTCCCATCTATTTCGAAATAGGGGTTCCTTGACATGGGAGTTAAGGTACAGGATAGCTCTTGACTTAGCCTCTGCATTACAGTATCTGCATGAAGGGTGGAATCAATGCGTCATCCACAGGGATATTAAATCCAGCAATGTAATTCTAGATTCCAACTTCAATGCTAAACTTGGGGATTTCGGTTTGGCTAGGCTTGTGGTTAATGAGAGAGGGTCACAAACAAGGACTCAAACAACCGATATAGCTGGTACCATGGGATACATGGCACCTGAATATGTCATTACTGGGAAAGCTAGCAAAGAATCTGATGTCTATAGCTATGGAATTGTTCTCTTAGAAATTGCTTGTGGGAGAAAGGCCATTGAGAAGATGGTTGACTCAAGTGAAATAAGTTTGGTAGAATGGGTTTGGGAACTCTATGGAAGAGGAAAACATCTGGAAGCGGCTGAACCAAGTCAAGGTATGGATCCTGAGAAGCAAAAAATAGAGTGCATGATTGTTGTTGGGCTATGGTGTGCTCAACAAGATTACAATCCCCGACCTTCTATTGGGCAAGCTATTAATGTTCTCAAATTGGACGCTCCACTGCCCATTCTCCCATTTCGTGGGGTGCCTGTTCCTTCACCATTCTCGATTACATAA